In Mycoplasma mobile 163K, the genomic stretch TTCAGATGCTTTTTTGCTTCTTGCTGGACTTAATTTTCCAGATAAAATTTTTTGTTCCTTTAAAGAATTTTTTGTTTCTCTCGATTCTTTTCTAGCGTTTTTTGCTGCAATTCTTGAATCTTGGGATTTTTTAATTTTATTTATAATTTTTAATGCATCTTCTTTATTTTCGTTTAGTCAAATTCATAATGAGTTTGATAAAATATCTTCTGTAATACTCTTTGCTTCTTGCGTTCCTAATTTATCTTTTGTTTGCCCAACAAATTCTAAAATATTTTCAGGAATCCTTAAAGAAATTACAATTGTAATTCCTTCTCTAATATCATTACCTTCGAAAGAATTGTTTTTTCCTTTTAGTAAATTTTTATCTTTTACATATTCATTAAAAACTTTTGTAAGAGCTGTTTTTACTCCATTTTCATGACTTCCACCATCTCTAGTTTTGATATTATTTACAAAACTAACAATAGTTTCATTGTAAGAATCAGTATATTGAATTGCAATTTCAACATTGATATCTTTTTTTGTATCATTAATGTAAATAGTTTTTGAATTAATTGCATCTTTGCCGCTATTGATAAAGTCAACAAACTCTACAATTCCATTTTCGTATTTAAATGTTTCTTTTTGATTTGTATTTTCATCAACTAAAACAATCTCAAGATTTTGAATTAAAAATGAAGATTCTCTTAATCTTTCAGAAATTATTTCATATGATAGTTTTGCCCTTTTAAAAATAATGTAATCTGGTCAAAATTCAATTTTAGTTCCTCTTTTTGTTGTTGAACCAATAATTTTTGTAGATTGAGAAATTTCGCCACCATTTTCAAAAATGGTTTCATAAATTTTTTTATCACGATAGACTGTTGCGATTAATTTTATACTTAAAGCATTAACAACGCTTGAACCAACACCATGAAGACCTCCACTAGTTTTATATGCTCCATCTCCAAATTTACCACCAGTATGTAATTCTGTAAAAACTGCTTCAACAGTTGTTTTTTGATCTGAAAATTTATCAACTGGAATTCCACGACCATTATCTTCAACAATTACACTTCCATCTTTAGTTAGAGTAACTTGGATTTTATTTGCAAAATTAGCAATTGCTTCATCAATTGAATTATCAACAATTTCTCACACTAAATGATGCAATCCTTTAGCATCAGTTGATCCAATATACATCCCAGGTCTTTTTTTAACAGCTTCTAAATCTTTATATGATTTTATGCTTTTTGAGTCATAATTTATATTCATACAATCTATTTTAGTTTAAAAAAGTGTAACACGATAAATATTTTAATAAGTTGTTTAAAAAATGAGTATTATAAGATGAAAAAATATTAATAATTTTATTTTAAATTAATTTTAAAATTTAAACTCTTATATAGAATCATTAAAAAGATTTTTTGTAAATAATTATGTGAGTAATTTAAATTAAAAGACTAAAACTAAGAAATTTAGAGTAATTTGAATTTGACAATTTAATGAAAAAAACAAAATTGAAAATGTGTAATGAATTCTAAATTTTTATCATTAAATGTTTAAAAATATTAAATTAAATATGAATTAAAAGAATTAAAATTTTTTAGCTTACAAATAAGTTTAAAAACTTCTTTTAAAAATTCAAAAAAAATACCAAATTTAAATAAAAATAAATCACTTTGCATGATTTATTTTTTTATTGTAAATTTTATAAAAATTAGTTAATTCTATTAGTACTTGCAGTGTCAAAAATATGTAGTTTATTTTTGTCAAAAGTAAAGGTATAATTTTTTTCAACTTGAATATTAGCAGAAGAGTGTAGTGATGCAACAAAAGAATGCTTTCCATCAATTACAAAAAAAGCTTGTTTTTCTTTTCCTAAAATTTCTACAAACTCAGATTTTGCAATAATTTTATCTTCATTATTTTCCTTAGTTAAATAAATATCTTCTGAACGAACACATAAAGTTATTTTTTTTGAACCTTTTATTTGAATTTTTTCATTATCACTATCATTTAATTTAATTTTTAAAATTCCTGATTCACTAATAAAATAACCATTTTCATAACTACCTTCAAAAACATTAATTGTAGGATTTCCAATAAATTTAGCTACAAATAAATTTACTGGTTTATTGTATAAGTCTAATGGTTTTCCAATTTGCTGAATTTTAGAATTATTCATAACAACAATTTTTGTACCCATAGTCATAGCTTCTAGTTGATCATGCGTTACATAAATAGTTGTAGATTCTAATAATCTATGAATTCTTACTAATTCAATTCTCATTGATTCACGTAATTTAGCATCAAGATTAGAAAGAGGCTCATCCATTAAAAATAACTTAGGTTTTCTAGCTATTGCTCTACCTAATGCAACTCTTTGACGTTGACCTCCAGAGATATCTGAAGGTTTATTTGAAAGATACTCAGAAATTTGTAAAATTTTTGCAATGTCTTTAACTCTTCTATCAATTACATCTTTTCTTTCTTTTCTTACTTTAAGACCAAAAGCAATATTTTGATAAACAGTCATGTGTGGGTATAAAGCATAAGATTGAAATACCATAGCGATATCTCTATCTTTTGGACTTAGACCATTAACTCTTATTCCATCAAAAACTAAATCACCTTTTGTGATTGAATTTAGGCCTGCTATCATTCTTAAAAGTGTACTTTTACCACATCCAGAAGGACCTAAAATGATTAAGAAGTCATTATCATCAATAGAGAGATTTATGTTCTCCAAAGTATAATTTTCTCTTCCTTCATATTTTTTTGCAATATTTCTTAATTCTATTTTCATAATATCTCCTTTATTTTACAGCCCCTGATGTTAATCCACCTACAATAAATCTTTGTGCAAAAACAAATAATAAAGTAATAGGAATGGAAGTGATGATTGCTCCTGCAAGATATTCATATTGGAATATAGGTGCTCCTGGAGAAGTTGAAATTACAAGTGTTCTTAAACCAGCAGCTATTGTTAATTGCTTAACTGATGCTAATGATCCATCAGATAATAGAATTGGCAAGATAATATCTCCAAATGGTCCTATGAAAGATCATAGTGCAACAATTGCAATAATTGGTTTTGCTAATGGAACTAGTATACTTCTAAAAACTT encodes the following:
- the parE gene encoding DNA topoisomerase IV subunit B; protein product: MNINYDSKSIKSYKDLEAVKKRPGMYIGSTDAKGLHHLVWEIVDNSIDEAIANFANKIQVTLTKDGSVIVEDNGRGIPVDKFSDQKTTVEAVFTELHTGGKFGDGAYKTSGGLHGVGSSVVNALSIKLIATVYRDKKIYETIFENGGEISQSTKIIGSTTKRGTKIEFWPDYIIFKRAKLSYEIISERLRESSFLIQNLEIVLVDENTNQKETFKYENGIVEFVDFINSGKDAINSKTIYINDTKKDINVEIAIQYTDSYNETIVSFVNNIKTRDGGSHENGVKTALTKVFNEYVKDKNLLKGKNNSFEGNDIREGITIVISLRIPENILEFVGQTKDKLGTQEAKSITEDILSNSLWIWLNENKEDALKIINKIKKSQDSRIAAKNARKESRETKNSLKEQKILSGKLSPARSKKASEKELFLVEGDSAGGSAKLGRNSQFQAILPLKGKVINCEKTKLIDVLKNEEISTIINTIGAGIGADFDLKKANYHKVVIMTDADVDGSHIQVLLLTFLYRYMKPLIEAGMVYIALPPLFKITNKKTKKFKYVLDEDELNNLMKKENDFEIQRYKGLGEMNPDQLWETAMNPETRTLIKVEIEDALITERRVSTLMGDQIELRKEWINKNVVFSLEDNFKIV
- a CDS encoding ABC transporter ATP-binding protein, giving the protein MKIELRNIAKKYEGRENYTLENINLSIDDNDFLIILGPSGCGKSTLLRMIAGLNSITKGDLVFDGIRVNGLSPKDRDIAMVFQSYALYPHMTVYQNIAFGLKVRKERKDVIDRRVKDIAKILQISEYLSNKPSDISGGQRQRVALGRAIARKPKLFLMDEPLSNLDAKLRESMRIELVRIHRLLESTTIYVTHDQLEAMTMGTKIVVMNNSKIQQIGKPLDLYNKPVNLFVAKFIGNPTINVFEGSYENGYFISESGILKIKLNDSDNEKIQIKGSKKITLCVRSEDIYLTKENNEDKIIAKSEFVEILGKEKQAFFVIDGKHSFVASLHSSANIQVEKNYTFTFDKNKLHIFDTASTNRIN